One Gemmatimonadaceae bacterium genomic region harbors:
- a CDS encoding zf-TFIIB domain-containing protein: MDHRKTPSPTRAEDEYFVKQDAELIKAERARLDQERASRERQSHYMKCPKCGADLQETDFHHIKIDRCPECKGIWFDHGEVEMLEHVDQSQVRSFVRSMFGLKW, from the coding sequence ATGGATCATCGCAAGACGCCCTCACCGACGCGCGCCGAAGACGAGTACTTCGTCAAGCAGGACGCCGAGTTGATCAAGGCCGAGCGCGCGCGCCTCGACCAGGAGCGCGCCAGCCGCGAACGCCAGTCGCACTACATGAAGTGCCCCAAGTGCGGCGCTGACCTCCAGGAGACGGACTTCCACCACATCAAGATCGACCGCTGCCCCGAGTGCAAGGGAATCTGGTTCGATCACGGCGAGGTCGAGATGCTCGAGCATGTCGATCAGTCGCAGGTGCGCTCCTTCGTGCGCTCCATGTTCGGGCTCAAGTGGTAA